The Acinetobacter sp. WCHA45 DNA window AATTCGCAAGCTGTGTTTGTTCCGATCCATACAATAACTGAATTGGCACATCTCACAGGTACACCACAACTCAATTTAAAGATCGAAACGCCAAATAATAAAGTAGAACCAACACTATTTATTTCTATGGCCATTAAATCTGAAAAAACGGGTAAATATGCTATTTTAAATGATCAAACAACAGCATTAAATCCAAGCAAAAAACATACTTTTGATCAAGTTATTTCTCATAAAAATTCAGCATCGAAAGGAAATCAAACTATTGAATTACCTAGTATTAATGGACGTTTAAACAAAGGCGATACTTTAGGCTTACTGATTCAGACCGAAAGTATTTATTATCAAAAAATTAAACAACCTAAAATTGAAGCATGGATTTCAGGTCAAATTACTTTACCTAAATTTTGGAGTGATATTTCAAATAAGGAATGATCATAATTTCTAAATATCGAGAGTGAATTTTACCACTCTCGATTTGCAATCAATTGTTCCATTTCAATCTCAAAATAACCTGCTTCTTGCACAATCATCATCATAGCTTCAGCAATGTAATCCGCAGCCGTATCATCTAAACTTGAATCTAGGTCTTCAAACTGAGGTTTCATCTCATTAATTGCGATTATTGTATGATGAGCAAAATGATATATTTCCGCTTCAGTTAAACCAGAACGACCCACCTTTTTGGAAAAGTGTTTAATCTGTTGTTTAACTTCGGCAACGAGAATATCAGGATAATATTCATCATCAAACATGGGGAGAAGGAGATCTTCGAACATAAATAAAATAATATGCCATTAAAACGCCATGCTTATAACATAATCTCATACAAATCACGATATTTAGACATAAAAAAAGCGATCTTTCCGACCGCTTTTTAAAAAGATAATTTAGTCTTTTTTAGCACTTAAATTTTTTGCGATCTTGGCAAGCTCTATAAATTCCTCACGCATTTGGTAAGGATCTGGTTTTGCAGATTGCTGGGCTAACTGAATAATTTGATCCCACCCCATAGCAGCATTGTATTGCCCACCTTTTAGCTGCTGGGCATAGGAAGCCACGGCAATGGCAAAACGAGTATCGCTATTGGCCTGAGCAAGGGACTTACTTTCAGCTTTTACAGCTTGGTTTAAAAGAATGCTCTTCTCTTGATTTGGCAATTTATAGCGCAAATTTACAAACGCATATTCAGATTTTTTCGTTGTATCTATTTTTGTCGATGCCTGATAACGTGAATCATTGAGCCAGCCTTGTTGTCCAACTGGAACGATTTCATAAATTGCCGTAACGTTATGCCCTGCCCCGATATCGCCCGCATCAACTTTATCATTATTGAAATCTTCCTGTTTCAACATCCGATTTTCATAGCCAACTAAACGATATTCTTTTACCGTAGCAGGGTTAAACTCCACCTGAATTTTTACATCCTGAGCAACCGTTGCCAGTGTTGACGAAAGCTGACGTTGTACCACTTTTTTCGCTTCATTTTTATTATCAATATAGCTGTAATTACCATCTCCTGCATCCGCCAGTTGCTCCATCAACTGCTCATTATAATTTCCTGTCCCAAAGCCCAATGTCGTTAAAGAAATACCACTTTTACGTTTCTCAACCACCA harbors:
- a CDS encoding DUF5713 family protein, which produces MFEDLLLPMFDDEYYPDILVAEVKQQIKHFSKKVGRSGLTEAEIYHFAHHTIIAINEMKPQFEDLDSSLDDTAADYIAEAMMMIVQEAGYFEIEMEQLIANREW